In Sphingobium amiense, a genomic segment contains:
- a CDS encoding DUF2840 domain-containing protein has translation MTGKTACAVHEHPRPGGPAPFTTLVELTFQKKKVERWIRFGHKSFEQIIDRRCSLIGFAPESIFAFVRWASNDYGTIVSRLDILRAVGRGEPYQTVPFVRPGCEILLRIDGWRQVQRVLALIDAVDALGIDPADVAPDHWRHVHNRLSAGQEPNPYTPERHAAWLNRRRIWT, from the coding sequence ATGACCGGCAAGACCGCGTGTGCAGTGCATGAACATCCGCGGCCGGGCGGACCAGCTCCGTTCACCACATTGGTCGAACTGACCTTCCAGAAGAAGAAGGTCGAGCGCTGGATCAGGTTCGGTCACAAGAGCTTTGAGCAGATCATCGACCGCCGCTGCAGTCTGATCGGTTTTGCGCCCGAAAGCATCTTTGCCTTCGTCCGCTGGGCCTCCAACGATTACGGCACCATCGTCTCGCGGCTCGACATCCTGCGCGCCGTTGGTCGCGGCGAACCGTACCAGACCGTGCCCTTCGTTCGTCCTGGCTGCGAGATCCTGCTGCGTATTGATGGCTGGCGACAAGTCCAGCGGGTGCTGGCCCTGATTGATGCCGTGGACGCGCTTGGCATCGATCCGGCGGATGTTGCGCCGGACCATTGGCGGCACGTCCACAACCGCTTGAGTGCCGGTCAGGAACCCAACCCCTACACCCCGGAACGCCATGCCGCGTGGCTCAACCGCCGGAGGATCTGGACATGA
- a CDS encoding S26 family signal peptidase — protein sequence MSRRHILAVSMLAVGTLVATAVADLPTRLIWNATASAPIGFYTVAPADTLEIPELVVIMPPEPLERFMVERGYIGRGVPLLKRVLGLPGQRVCRNGATITVDHVEMGDALERDRMGRDLPVWQSCRIIGDGELFLMNWDVRDSLDGRYFGPVPASSVIGRALPLWTDEEGDGRYEWRAATH from the coding sequence ATGAGCCGCCGTCATATCCTCGCCGTGTCCATGCTGGCCGTCGGCACGCTTGTCGCCACGGCGGTTGCCGATCTGCCAACCCGGCTGATCTGGAACGCGACTGCCAGCGCGCCCATCGGCTTCTACACGGTTGCTCCCGCCGATACGCTCGAAATTCCAGAACTCGTCGTCATCATGCCGCCCGAACCGCTGGAGCGGTTCATGGTCGAGCGCGGCTATATCGGACGCGGCGTGCCGCTGCTGAAGCGTGTCCTCGGCCTGCCGGGACAGCGCGTCTGCCGCAACGGTGCGACCATTACCGTCGATCATGTCGAAATGGGGGACGCGCTGGAGCGCGACCGCATGGGCCGCGATCTGCCGGTCTGGCAGAGCTGCCGCATCATCGGCGACGGTGAACTCTTCCTCATGAATTGGGACGTCCGGGACAGCCTCGACGGCCGTTACTTCGGACCTGTTCCCGCCAGTTCCGTCATCGGCCGGGCGCTCCCGCTCTGGACCGATGAGGAAGGCGATGGCCGCTACGAATGGCGGGCGGCCACGCATTGA
- a CDS encoding DUF736 domain-containing protein — MPQIGQFARDASGFAGQLVTLTMKRDLVIVPAEHSDAENAPDYRVHFIEHDGPEVGAAWKRTGEKAGEYLSVLLDDPALPQPIRANLFRDDDAGSSWSLHWSRPRPREDRD, encoded by the coding sequence ATGCCACAGATCGGTCAATTTGCGCGTGACGCATCCGGCTTCGCCGGTCAGCTCGTCACGCTCACCATGAAGCGCGATCTCGTTATCGTGCCCGCCGAACATTCCGATGCGGAGAATGCGCCGGACTATCGCGTCCATTTCATTGAACATGACGGGCCGGAGGTCGGTGCTGCATGGAAACGCACCGGCGAAAAGGCTGGCGAATATCTCTCGGTGCTGCTCGACGATCCCGCCTTACCGCAGCCGATCCGCGCCAATCTGTTTCGCGACGACGATGCAGGCTCGTCATGGTCGCTGCACTGGAGCCGCCCGCGGCCCCGCGAAGATCGGGACTGA
- a CDS encoding lytic transglycosylase domain-containing protein, which produces MRSRALLIFTALLSAGSGSMPAMAQVTPQPAPVTAHPHAAFIAEASQRFSIPEHWIRAVLGVESAGDVRAISSAGAMGLMQVMPDTWAGLRSRHGLGRDPYDPRDNILAGTAYLREMWDRYGNVAAMLAAYNAGPGRYDEHLATGRTLPAETRAYVATLAPVLGRATAPDVPTIVPPPPPDWREAPLFVAQSGGISAAVNQPSSDIHATASLRDPAVQEPQDSGIFVALASDGDKP; this is translated from the coding sequence ATGCGATCCCGCGCCCTTCTTATCTTCACGGCCCTTCTGTCGGCTGGCAGCGGCTCGATGCCGGCCATGGCGCAGGTCACGCCGCAACCCGCGCCTGTTACCGCGCATCCCCATGCTGCTTTCATTGCAGAGGCGTCACAGCGTTTCAGCATTCCAGAGCACTGGATTCGGGCCGTGCTGGGTGTGGAAAGCGCGGGCGATGTGCGCGCCATTTCATCGGCGGGCGCGATGGGACTGATGCAGGTCATGCCCGATACCTGGGCGGGCCTGCGCAGCCGCCATGGCCTCGGGCGCGATCCTTACGATCCGCGTGACAACATCCTCGCAGGTACGGCGTATCTGCGGGAGATGTGGGACCGCTATGGCAATGTCGCGGCCATGCTTGCCGCCTACAATGCCGGTCCCGGTCGCTATGACGAGCATCTGGCGACAGGTCGCACTTTGCCCGCAGAAACACGCGCCTATGTCGCCACGCTCGCACCTGTTCTCGGCAGGGCGACTGCGCCTGATGTGCCGACGATCGTGCCGCCGCCGCCACCGGATTGGCGCGAAGCCCCGCTCTTCGTTGCGCAATCCGGCGGCATTTCAGCGGCGGTTAATCAGCCATCGAGCGACATCCACGCAACCGCTTCTCTGCGCGATCCCGCCGTTCAGGAGCCGCAGGACAGCGGCATATTCGTGGCCCTTGCGAGCGATGGCGACAAGCCATGA